Proteins from one Deinococcus actinosclerus genomic window:
- a CDS encoding diacylglycerol/lipid kinase family protein — MHVMTGAAPTPSGTLNGTRILVVFNPKSGSGDSQLPQFMQMLREDGAEVVERELQKDTPMADYVQDVEQFTYLVGAGGDGTVSSLAYAARYKNVPMLAFPAGTANLIAQNLDLPQDAPALAEIVRGGHSLRVDMGEIEVKGEKSGFCMLAGAGADASMIRDSEELKERFGAMAYVMSAMKQLNPKKTTFHLKIDGQLREFEGIGVMIANFGMANYRLPITSDISPSDGRFTVILMKAGNIMRLLPNLIDSVRAKLNLGDPMFSGNLETIEARTVEVDADDPFPLQYDGELHVETTPFQASILPGAIRFLTAAKRDDLET, encoded by the coding sequence ATGCATGTGATGACAGGCGCAGCCCCCACCCCCTCTGGCACCCTGAACGGCACCCGCATTCTCGTGGTCTTCAACCCTAAAAGCGGGAGCGGTGACAGCCAGCTGCCCCAGTTCATGCAGATGCTCCGCGAGGACGGCGCAGAGGTCGTTGAGCGTGAACTTCAGAAGGACACGCCCATGGCCGACTACGTGCAGGACGTCGAACAGTTCACGTACCTCGTCGGTGCGGGCGGGGACGGCACGGTCAGCAGCCTCGCGTACGCCGCGCGGTACAAGAATGTCCCCATGCTGGCCTTCCCGGCCGGGACCGCCAACTTGATCGCGCAGAACCTCGACCTGCCGCAGGACGCGCCCGCCCTGGCCGAGATCGTGCGTGGCGGCCACAGCCTGCGCGTGGACATGGGCGAGATCGAGGTCAAGGGCGAGAAGAGCGGCTTCTGCATGCTCGCCGGCGCGGGTGCGGACGCCAGCATGATCCGCGACAGCGAGGAACTCAAGGAACGCTTCGGGGCCATGGCGTACGTCATGAGCGCCATGAAGCAGCTCAACCCCAAGAAGACGACCTTCCACCTCAAGATCGACGGGCAGCTCCGCGAGTTCGAGGGTATCGGCGTGATGATCGCGAACTTCGGCATGGCGAACTACCGCCTGCCCATCACCAGCGACATCAGCCCCAGTGACGGCCGCTTCACGGTCATCCTGATGAAGGCCGGGAACATCATGCGCCTCCTGCCGAACCTGATCGACTCGGTGCGCGCGAAGCTGAATCTAGGCGACCCCATGTTCAGCGGGAACCTGGAGACCATCGAGGCCCGCACCGTCGAGGTGGACGCCGACGATCCTTTCCCCCTGCAGTACGACGGTGAGCTGCACGTGGAAACCACGCCCTTCCAGGCGAGCATCCTCCCCGGCGCGATCCGCTTCCTGACGGCCGCCAAACGCGACGATCTCGAAACCTGA
- a CDS encoding tyrosine-type recombinase/integrase: MSQITPYLGDRLAQARALAGLTDEALRVRAITAARDKSGEDLWALTLAYLSSDTSAGVRLSPHTLRAYRKGVEVLLDHATSNAWNLLHPGRREPGLYVAALSASGLKPATVQARVAAAGALYRALRWAGATDADPFADVKRPKDRTKGVVKNPPYRAEFVQAMLEVADPREAALLLLLTHAGLRIAEALAVEWAHVNLPARRLLVAHGKGDKARFVPLSARLREALETLRAEAAAPQGFVLPWRAYSTAYERLQRVALACGRAHEFRGFHAGRKYAGTQLYATVKDFTRVAGFLGHEQVDTTRRYVELPEDDLADAVEAFR, translated from the coding sequence ATGTCGCAGATCACGCCCTACCTCGGTGACCGCCTCGCCCAGGCCCGCGCCCTCGCCGGACTGACCGACGAGGCGCTGCGCGTCCGGGCCATCACGGCCGCCCGCGACAAGTCGGGCGAGGATCTCTGGGCCCTCACGCTGGCCTACCTCAGCAGCGACACCAGTGCGGGCGTGAGGCTCAGTCCGCACACGCTGCGCGCCTACCGCAAGGGCGTGGAGGTCCTGCTCGACCACGCGACCTCGAACGCCTGGAATCTGCTGCACCCGGGCCGGCGTGAACCCGGCCTGTACGTGGCCGCGCTAAGCGCCTCGGGCCTGAAGCCCGCGACCGTGCAGGCGCGGGTGGCGGCGGCGGGCGCGCTGTACCGGGCGCTGCGCTGGGCCGGGGCGACGGACGCCGACCCGTTCGCGGACGTGAAACGCCCGAAGGACCGCACGAAGGGCGTGGTGAAGAACCCGCCGTACCGGGCGGAGTTCGTGCAGGCGATGCTGGAGGTGGCCGACCCCCGCGAGGCGGCGCTGCTGCTGCTGCTCACGCACGCGGGGCTGCGGATCGCGGAGGCGCTGGCGGTCGAGTGGGCGCACGTGAACCTGCCGGCGCGGCGGCTGCTCGTCGCGCACGGCAAGGGCGACAAGGCGCGGTTCGTGCCGCTCAGCGCCCGCCTGCGTGAGGCGCTGGAGACCCTGAGGGCGGAGGCGGCGGCCCCGCAGGGGTTCGTGCTGCCCTGGCGGGCCTACTCCACGGCGTATGAGCGGCTGCAGCGCGTGGCGCTGGCGTGCGGGCGCGCGCACGAGTTCCGGGGCTTTCATGCCGGACGCAAGTACGCGGGGACGCAGCTGTACGCGACGGTCAAGGATTTCACGCGGGTGGCGGGTTTCCTGGGGCACGAGCAGGTGGACACGACCCGGCGGTACGTGGAGTTGCCGGAGGATGATCTGGCGGACGCGGTCGAGGCCTTCCGCTGA